Proteins encoded together in one Impatiens glandulifera chromosome 1, dImpGla2.1, whole genome shotgun sequence window:
- the LOC124921449 gene encoding bZIP transcription factor 17-like: MADQNFADLIPPYDGSLSAPPLDSIIFDDFPMDGNYIYNLDGADADIEDLDFIFDDLDLPSDTEDFFNSLPAPVDPIPLDPFAIAMDLANSYEFDQNSGADGISTVATVVSCEASDVSKFLNVSSPESSRQSGNKNPGGATANRVLEYPSSGSETHKEEVSEKPASSQGSGNCGSNVSEGLNCSYSDSANCDRSAASSPNPVNEPINGVVDPKVKFEEEGTNCLLKRKKGTEENFESRMNKLRKSRGIESTTDSPKASTAAITDDDDKKKARLMRNRESAQLSRQRKKHYVEELEDKMKNMHSTIQDLTAKISYIVAENASLRHQLNGGAMCPPPVAPPGMYPHPSMAPMGYPWGPYPPYVVKPQGSQVPLVPIPRLKSQQPASAPRTKKSDNKKASDVKKTETKTKKVASVSFLGLLFFIILFGGFAPIVNLKFGEIKGSVYNYGESYYPGNKFYDHNGRVLAVGSHDNGSQSDMVGGHDFIGKLNCKKAASAGHCVGRSKNETKEEESKPSSKSSDFGLPSNSSDTLSAYLYVPRNDKLVKIDGNLIIHSIMASEKAMAHSSRDDGKIVGEETGLAVASPHTHTHTGRSVGVNPHYYMSAPERKMALGSGPGEKGELKDGRLQQWFKEGLSGPLLSPGMCHEVFQFDVTPSSGAMVPATSVVKTPADKGQNLTQFAKGRNRRILESVTIPLPASNINITKKPMGIDPESLHSNKSNSPMVVSVLVDPREAGDIDGEGVMGPKALSRVFVVVLVDSVKYVTYSCGLPFKGSSSSRVTT, encoded by the exons ATGGCGGACCAAAATTTCGCAGATCTGATACCTCCATACGACGGCAGTCTCTCCGCTCCACCACTAGACTCGATCATCTTCGACGATTTTCCTATGGATGGCAATTACATCTACAATCTCGATGGAGCAGACGCCGACATCGAGGACTTGGACTTCATCTTCGACGATCTCGACCTCCCTTCCGACACCGAAGACTTCTTCAACTCCTTACCTGCTCCGGTAGACCCTATTCCTTTAGATCCTTTCGCGATCGCCATGGATCTCGCCAATTCTTATGAATTCGATCAGAATTCGGGTGCTGATGGAATCTCCACTGTTGCAACGGTCGTTTCTTGCGAGGCTTCTGACGTGTCCAAATTTCTTAACGTTTCGTCTCCGGAGTCTTCTCGTCAATCGGGAAACAAGAACCCTGGTGGTGCTACTGCTAATCGCGTTTTGGAATATCCTTCATCGGGATCCGAAACGCACAAAGAAGAAGTTTCTGAGAAGCCGGCGTCATCACAGGGTTCGGGAAATTGTGGGTCTAATGTGTCTGAAGGATTGAATTGTTCGTATTCTGATTCTGCTAATTGTGATCGATCTGCTGCTTCTTCACCTAATCCAGTCAATGAACCAATTAACGGGGTTGTGGATCCAAAAGTTAAATTTGAAGAAGAGGGTACGAATTGCTTGCTGAAGAGGAAGAAAGGAACTGAGGAGAACTTTGAGTCGAGGATGAACAAGCTTAGGAAGTCACGTGGTATTGAAAGCACCACCGATTCACCTAAAGCGTCAACTGCAGCAATCACTGACGATGACGATAAGAAGAAGGCTAGATTGATGAGGAATCGAGAAAGTGCACAGCTGTCCCGTCAGCGTAAGAAACACTATGTTGAGGAACTTGAGGATAAGATGAAGAATATGCATTCCACTATTCAAGATTTGACAGCTAAAATCTCATATATAGTAGCAGAAAATGCGAGTTTGAGGCATCAATTGAATGGCGGGGCAATGTGCCCTCCTCCAGTTGCACCTCCAGGTATGTATCCGCATCCATCAATGGCGCCAATGGGTTATCCTTGGGGACCATATCCTCCATATGTAGTGAAACCACAAGGTTCTCAAGTTCCATTAGTTCCTATTCCGAGATTGAAATCCCAACAACCTGCATCAGCACCAAGGACAAAGAAGTCTGATAATAAGAAGGCTTCTGATGTCAAGAAGACCGAGACCAAGACTAAAAAGGTAGCAAGTGTTAGTTTTTTGGGTctcttatttttcatcattcTGTTTGGTGGATTTGCCCCAATAGTAAACCTGAAATTTGGAGAAATAAAGGGTTCTGTTTATAATTATGGGGAATCATATTATCCCGGAAATAAGTTTTATGATCATAATGGGAGGGTTTTAGCAGTCGGTAGTCATGATAATGGTTCCCAATCAGATATGGTTGGTGGACATGATTTTATTGGAAAACTAAATTGTAAGAAAGCAGCCTCAGCAGGTCATTGTGTGGGAAGGtcaaaaaatgaaacaaaagaagaagaatcaaaGCCCTCTTCCAAGTCTTCTGATTTTGGTTTGCCAAGCAACTCTAGTGATACTCTTTCTGCCTACTTGTATGTCCCGAGAAATGATAAACTCGTAAAGATTGATGGGAACTTGATAATTCATTCTATTATGGCGAGTGAAAAAGCAATGGCTCATAGCAGCAGAGATGATGGGAAGATAGTTGGAGAGGAGACGGGTTTGGCTGTCGCCTCACCTCACACTCACACTCACACTGGAAGAAGTGTTGGAGTAAACCCACATTATTACATGAGTGCCCCTGAAAGGAAAATGGCACTTGGTTCTGGCCCGGGTGAGAAGGGTGAGCTTAAGGATGGTAGATTGCAACAGTGGTTCAAAGAAGGCCTTTCAG GTCCATTGTTGAGTCCAGGCATGTGCCATGAAGTTTTCCAGTTTGATGTGACACCATCTTCTGGAGCCATGGTTCCTGCTACTTCTGTTGTGAAAACTCCAGCAGACAAAGGTCAAAACTTGACACAGTTTGCCAAAGGGAGAAATAGGAGAATTCTGGAGAGTGTTACTATTCCCCTTCCCGCATCTAACATTAACATAACCAAGAAACCAATGGGAATCGATCCAGAAAGCCTCCACAGCAATAAATCAAACTCTCCAATGGTGGTGTCGGTTCTTGTTGACCCTAGGGAGGCTGGTGATATCGATGGCGAAGGAGTAATGGGGCCCAAGGCCCTTTCTCgggtttttgttgttgttttagTAGACAGTGTCAAGTACGTTACTTATTCGTGTGGGCTTCCTTTTAAAGGATCCAGTTCATCTCGAGTGACTACTTGA
- the LOC124921447 gene encoding exocyst complex component SEC15A-like: MSAKPKRKTVNENGNNVGEDLVLTTLIGNGEDLGPMVRHAFQMNRPETLLHQLKHIVKKKEVEIEELCKLHYEDFILAVDELRGVLVDADELKGDLASENFKLQEVGNALLIKLEEILESYSIKNNITETIKISRNCVKLLDLCVKCNSYVTEGRFYPALKIIDLIVKKYLQNTPVRTMRIMMEKTIPSIKLHIEKRVTGEVNEWLVNIRSTAKDIGQTAIGRAASARQREEEMLDRQRKAEEQSCSNLGDFKYTLDVQDDDEEVNIDDSVIKLDLTPIYRAHHIHTFLGLQEQFREYYYRNRTLQLNSDLQISSNQTFLESHQTFLAQIAGYFIVENRVLRTADELLSETKLETMWAAAVSKVVSVLKEQFSRMDNASHILLVKGYVTLLLTTLKQYGYQVEPILETLDSSREKYHELLYAECKQQIKEALANDDFRQMVIGKESEYQTNVIVFHLQTSDIMPAFPYLAPFSSMVPDCCRIIRAFIKDSVNYLSHGSNLNVNAFDSVKTYLDRLLIEILNEAILTTIQSGMSVQQAMQIAGNITVLEKSCDYFLQHAAQQCGIPIRTVQRHHAINLTAKEALKTSRDSAYVALLTSVNAKLEESLSLVENVNWIPDDPPADTEGGHSFVNDTVIYLDTILSTAQQLLPLDVFYKLGIGAFEHIASVFVAAFMSESVKRFNANAVMGVNNDLKALEAFAEERFERSGLREIYTEGSFREYLIEARQLINLLLSNQPENFMNAVIRQKNYNSLDYKKLVYICDKFKDSSDGLFGSLASRGAQNPRKKSMEILKRRLRESIN; this comes from the coding sequence ATGTCAGCAAAACCAAAGAGGAAAACAGTAAATGAGAATGGTAATAATGTAGGTGAAGATCTTGTACTCACTACATTGATTGGGAATGGTGAGGATTTAGGTCCAATGGTTAGACATGCTTTTCAAATGAATAGACCTGAAACACTTCTTCATCAACTTAAGCATATTGTTAAGAAGAAAGAAGTCGAAATCGAAGAACTCTGCAAGTTACATTACGAGGACTTCATTCTAGCTGTCGACGAGCTCCGCGGTGTGCTTGTTGATGCTGATGAGTTGAAAGGCGATCTCGCAAGTGAGAATTTTAAGTTACAGGAGGTTGGTAATGCTCTTCTTATCAAacttgaagagattctggaatCGTATTCGATCAAGAATAATATTACTGAAACGATTAAGATCTCGAGGAACTGTGTTAAGTTGTTGGATTTATGTGTGAAATGCAATAGCTATGTTACAGAAGGAAGGTTTTACCCTGCACTGAAGATCATTGATTTGATTGTGAAGAAATATTTACAGAATACGCCTGTTAGAACAATGAGAATTATGATGGAGAAGACAATTCCGTCGATCAAATTACATATCGAGAAGAGGGTCACCGGTGAAGTAAACGAATGGCTCGTGAATATAAGAAGTACTGCTAAGGATATCGGGCAAACTGCTATAGGACGAGCTGCTTCAGCTCGTCAAAGGGAAGAAGAAATGTTGGATCGACAGAGGAAAGCCGAGGAACAGAGCTGTTCCAACCTAGGAGATTTCAAATATACCTTGGATGTTCAAGACGATGATGAAGAGGTTAACATTGACGATTCTGTTATCAAATTGGATCTTACTCCAATTTATCGCGCTCATCACATCCATACTTTCCTAGGCCTGCAAGAACAGTTTCGCGAGTATTACTACCGAAACAGAACGTTGCAGCTAAACTCAGACTTGCAAATATCGTCCAACCAGACGTTCCTCGAATCCCATCAGACGTTCTTGGCTCAAATTGCAGGATATTTTATAGTCGAAAACCGAGTTTTAAGAACTGCTGATGAACTTCTGTCAGAAACTAAACTCGAGACGATGTGGGCTGCTGCTGTCTCGAAAGTGGTGTCGGTTTTAAAAGAGCAATTCTCGAGAATGGACAATGCCAGCCACATTCTCTTGGTCAAAGGCTACGTGACTCTTCTCTTGACAACGCTCAAACAATATGGTTATCAAGTCGAACCGATTCTCGAAACCTTAGACAGTAGCCGGGAGAAGTATCACGAGCTTCTCTATGCAGAATGCAAACAGCAAATCAAGGAAGCACTAGCAAATGATGATTTTAGGCAAATGGTGATCGGAAAGGAATCGGAATATCAGACGAATGTCATCGTTTTCCATCTCCAAACCTCCGATATAATGCCGGCATTCCCTTACTTAGCCCCATTCTCCTCCATGGTACCCGATTGTTGTCGAATTATCCGAGCGTTTATAAAGGACTCAGTCAACTACTTATCGCACGGGAGTAACTTAAACGTAAACGCGTTTGATTCCGTTAAGACATATTTAGACAGGCTATTAATCGAGATACTAAACGAAGCGATTCTGACCACAATTCAAAGCGGGATGAGCGTTCAACAGGCAATGCAGATCGCCGGGAACATAACCGTTCTCGAGAAATCCTGCGACTATTTTCTTCAGCATGCAGCCCAACAATGCGGGATACCGATCCGAACAGTTCAACGCCATCACGCCATCAATCTAACAGCCAAGGAAGCTCTCAAGACATCGAGAGATTCCGCTTATGTGGCGCTGTTGACTTCGGTCAACGCTAAGCTAGAAGAATCGTTGTCGCTCGTGGAGAATGTGAACTGGATACCGGACGACCCTCCCGCAGACACTGAGGGCGGGCACAGCTTCGTTAATGACACGGTTATTTATCTCGACACGATTTTATCAACCGCGCAACAGTTATTGCCGTTGGACGTTTTTTACAAACTTGGGATAGGTGCTTTTGAGCATATAGCATCTGTTTTCGTAGCTGCTTTTATGAGCGAATCGGTAAAGAGGTTTAACGCGAACGCGGTTATGGGGGTGAATAACGACTTAAAGGCATTGGAAGCGTTTGCGGAGGAGAGATTTGAGAGGAGCGGTTTGAGGGAGATATATACCGAAGGGAGTTTTCGCGAATATTTGATAGAAGCGAGACAATTGATAAATCTTTTGCTTAGCAATCAGCCGGAAAACTTCATGAATGCGGTTATAAGACAGAAGAACTACAATAGTTTGGATTACAAGAAGTTGGTTTATATTTGCGACAAGTTTAAGGATTCTTCGGATGGTCTGTTTGGTAGTTTAGCGTCGCGTGGAGCTCAAAATCCTCGGAAAAAATCAATGGAGATCTTGAAGAGAAGATTGAGGGAATCTATCAACTAA
- the LOC124922948 gene encoding transcription factor ORG2-like: protein MTLSPLNPDLFYPITSWPWGVSQDEDPNIYHYLHHNNNVNNNNILPYYPPQTSESSIVFADPPPQQQQQLIINNNNEMKVNSSETGNVTPTSLKAKKLNHNASERDRRKRINDLYSSLRCLLPASDHKKKLSIPATVSRVVKYIPELQKEVEKLIIEKEEITSRICKEKKPSMKKKMSCNYSNVNITVREMGEREITIQILAPADDDDDESEKRRFAQVLQTLEEDVGLILLGVSCFTSGKRLFRNIHLIKVYIFLFF, encoded by the exons ATGACTTTATCTCCTCTTAATCCTGATCTCTTCTACCCTATCACGAGTTGGCCATGGGGGGTTAGTCAAGATGAAGATCCAAACATCTATCATTATCTCCATCACAACAACAACGTTAATAACAACAACATCCTTCCCTACTACCCTCCTCAAACCTCAGAATCATCAATCGTTTTCGCCGATCCTCctcctcaacaacaacaacaactgatcatcaacaacaacaatgaaATGAAGGTTAATTCATCCGAGACAGGAAACGTAACACCAACCTCATTGAAGGCGAAGAAACTCAATCACAACGCCAGTGAACGCGACCGTCGCAAGAGAATAAACGATTTGTATTCCTCCCTCCGTTGTCTTCTTCCTGCATCTGATCATAAg AAGAAACTGAGCATACCGGCGACGGTTTCACGAGTGGTGAAATACATACCTGAGCTTCAGAAGGAAGTTGAGAAGCTAATCATTGAGAAGGAGGAAATAACTTCGAGGATTTGTAAAGAGAAGAAACcatcgatgaagaagaagatgtcaTGTAATTACTCGAATGTGAATATTACTGTAAGGGAAAtgggagagagagagattacGATTCAGATTCTGGCGCCGgcggatgatgatgatgatgagtcGGAGAAGAGGCGGTTTGCCCAAGTTCTGCAAACCCTAGAAGAAGATGTTGGTTTGATCTTGTTGGGTGTTTCTTGTTTTACTTCTGGGAAGAGGCTGTTTCGAAATATTCATTTGATCAAGGtatatattttcttgtttttttaa